Proteins from a single region of Microtus ochrogaster isolate Prairie Vole_2 linkage group LG5, MicOch1.0, whole genome shotgun sequence:
- the Pigo gene encoding GPI ethanolamine phosphate transferase 3 isoform X4, with amino-acid sequence MKAFLFSTRMQKVSVLLFLGWVCFLFYAGIALFTSGFLLTRLELTNQSSCQEPPGPGSLPWGSQGKSGACWMPSRFSRVVLVLIDALRFDFAQPQRSHVPGERPVSVPFLGKLGSLQRILENKPHHARLYRSQVDPPTTTMQRLKALTTGSLPTFIDAGSNFASHAIVEDNLIKQLNSAGRRIVFMGDDTWKDLFPGAFSQAFFFSSFNVRDLHTVDNGILEHLYPTMDSRAWDVLIAHFLGVDHCGHKHGPHHPEMAKKLSQMDQVIQELLERLENDTLLVVAGDHGMTMNGDHGGDSELEVSAALFLYSPTPLFPTVPPEEPEVIPQVSLVPTLALLLGLPIPFGNIGEVITELFSGGNDSHPQASALAQVSALYINAQQVSRFLHTYAAATQDLQVKELHQLQQLFSKASASYEQLLQDSQEAETSLKTLTAELQRFLRGARAICIESWARFSLEEFQGRLERTKSQGPVTVAAYQLGSVYSTAMVTALILLAFPLLLLHAERVSLVFLLLFLQSFLLLHLLAAGTSVTTTGPFIVLWQAVSAWALLATQTFYSTGHQPVFSAIHWHAAFVGFPEGHGSSTWLPALLVGANTFASHILFAVGCPLLLLWPFLCESQGPRKRQQLSGSEAEARVRPEEEEEEPLMEMRLRDAPHHFNAALMQLGLKYLFVLGVQILACALAASILRRHLMVWKVFAPKFIFEATGFIVSSVGLLLGIALVMRVDGAMSSWFRRLVLAQQR; translated from the exons ATGAAAGCTTTCCTCTTCTCTACCAGGATGCAGAAAGTCTCCGTGCTCCTCTTCTTAGGCtgggtctgttttcttttctacgCTGGCATTGCGCTCTTCACAAGTGGCTTCCTTCTCACCCGTTTGGAGCTCACCAACCAAAGCAGCTGCCAAGAGCCCCCCGGCCCTGGTTCCCTACCATGGGGGAGCCAAGGAAAATCTGGGGCCTGCTGGATGCCATCCAGGTTCTCCAGGGTTGTGTTGGTGCTGATAGACGCTCTGCGATTTGACTTTGCCCAGCCTCAGCGCTCACATGTGCCTGGGGAACGTCCTGTCTCCGTGCCTTTTCTGGGAAAATTAGGCTCCTTGCAGAGGATCCTAGAGAATAAACCCCACCATGCCCGACTATACCGATCTCAGGTGGATCCCCCCACGACCACCATGCAGCGTCTCAAAGCTCTCACCACTGGTTCCCTGCCTACCTTTATTGATGCTGGCAGTAACTTTGCCAGCCATGCTATAGTGGAAGATAATCTCATTAAGCAACTCAACAGTGCAG GAAGACGTATCGTTTTCATGGGAGATGATACCTGGAAAGACCTTTTCCCTGGAGCGTTTTCCCAAGcgttcttcttctcctccttcaatGTCAGAGACCTACACACAGTGGACAATGGCATCCTAGAACACCTCTATCCTACCA TGGACAGCCGTGCCTGGGACGTGCTGATTGCTCACTTCCTGGGCGTGGATCATTGTGGTCACAAGCATGGCCCTCACCACCCTGAAATGGCCAAGAAACTTAGCCAGATGGACCAGGTGATCCA GGAACTTCTGGAACGTCTGGAGAATGACACACTGCTGGTGGTAGCTGGTGACCATGGGATGACCATGAATGGGGACCATGGAGGGGACAGTGAGCTGGAGGTCTCAGCTGCTCTCTTCCTGTACAGCCCCACCCCCCTCTTCCCTACTGTCCCACCGGAG GAGCCAGAGGTTATTCCTCAAGTCAGCCTTGTGCCCACACTGGCACTGCTGCTAGGCCTGCCCATCCCGTTTGGGAACATCGGAGAAGTGATAACTGAGCTGTTCTCAGGTGGCAACGACTCCCATCCTCAGGCCTCTGCTCTGGCCCAAGTCTCAGCTCTCTATATCAATGCCCAGCAG GTGTCCCGATTTCTTCATACTTACGCAGCTGCTACTCAGGATCTCCAGGTTAAAGAGCTTCATCAGCTACAGCAGCTTTTCTCCAAGGCCTCTGCTAGCTACGAGCAGCTCCTGCAGGactcccaggaggctgagacgtCGCTGAAGACGTTGACCGCTGAGTTGCAGCGGTTCCTGCGGGGAGCTCGGGCCATATGCATCGAGTCTTGGGCCCGTTTCTCTCTG GAAGAGTTCCAGGGCCGGCTAGAGAGGACCAAATCTCAGGGTCCTGTCACTGTAGCCGCGTACCAGTTGGGAAGTGTCTACTCCACTGCGATGGTCACAGCCCTCATCCTTTTGGCCTTCCCGCTTCTGCTGTTGCATGCAGAGCGTGTCAGCCTCGTGTTCCTGCTCCTGTTTCTGCAGAGCTTCCTTCTCCTGCATCTGCTTGCTGCTGGGACATCAGTCACCACCACTG GTCCTTTTATTGTGCTGTGGCAGGCAGTCTCAGCGTGGGCccttctggccacccagaccttcTACTCCACTGGCCACCAGCCTGTCTTTTCAGCCATCCACTGGCATGCAGCGTTCGTGGGATTCCCAGAGGGTCATGGCTCTTCTACTTGGTTGCCTGCTTTACTGGTGGGAGCAAACACCTTTGCCTCCCACATCCTCTTTGCAG TAGGTTGCCCACTGCTCCTGCTCTGGCCCTTCCTGTGTGAGAGTCAAGGGCCAAGGAAGAGGCAGCAGCTCTCAGGGagtgaagcagaggccagagtcaggcctgaggaggaggaagaggagccacTGATGGAGATGCGCCTCCGGGATGCTCCGCATCACTTCAATGCAGCCCTGATGCAGCTTGGCCTCAAGTACCTCTTTGTCCTTGGAGTTCAG ATTCTAGCCTGTGCCTTGGCAGCTTCCATCCTCCGAAGGCATCTCATGGTCTGGAAGGTGTTTGCCCCAAA GTTCATTTTTGAAGCCACTGGTTTCATTGTAAGCAGTGTGGGACTTCTCCTGGGCATAGCTTTGGTGATGCGAGTGGATGGCGCCATGAGCTCCTGGTTCAGACGATTAGTTCTGGCTCAGCAGAGGTAG
- the Pigo gene encoding GPI ethanolamine phosphate transferase 3 isoform X1: MKAFLFSTRMQKVSVLLFLGWVCFLFYAGIALFTSGFLLTRLELTNQSSCQEPPGPGSLPWGSQGKSGACWMPSRFSRVVLVLIDALRFDFAQPQRSHVPGERPVSVPFLGKLGSLQRILENKPHHARLYRSQVDPPTTTMQRLKALTTGSLPTFIDAGSNFASHAIVEDNLIKQLNSAGRRIVFMGDDTWKDLFPGAFSQAFFFSSFNVRDLHTVDNGILEHLYPTMDSRAWDVLIAHFLGVDHCGHKHGPHHPEMAKKLSQMDQVIQELLERLENDTLLVVAGDHGMTMNGDHGGDSELEVSAALFLYSPTPLFPTVPPEEPEVIPQVSLVPTLALLLGLPIPFGNIGEVITELFSGGNDSHPQASALAQVSALYINAQQVSRFLHTYAAATQDLQVKELHQLQQLFSKASASYEQLLQDSQEAETSLKTLTAELQRFLRGARAICIESWARFSLVRMAGGAALLAAACFLCLLASQLAVSPGFPFRPLLLVPVAWGLTWAVLYAGLAVTAGSKVDTVVLGAVAAAGSILPFLWKVWVSWGSNRPLVPLLPVPGPVLLLLLIRWATFFSDSFVVAEARATPFLLGSLILFLVAHLHWEGQLLPPKLLTVSRLGSSAPTGPPRHSGTYALRLGIGLLLCTRLAGLFHRCPEETPACHSSPWLSPLASMVGGRAKNLWYGACVGALVTLLVVVRLWLRRYGNLKSPEPPVLFVRWGLPLMALGTAAYWALASGADEAPPRLRALVSGASVVLPRAVVGLAASGLVLLLWRPVTVLVKVGAGASRTRTILTPFSGPPTSQADLDYVVPQIYRHMQEEFQGRLERTKSQGPVTVAAYQLGSVYSTAMVTALILLAFPLLLLHAERVSLVFLLLFLQSFLLLHLLAAGTSVTTTGPFIVLWQAVSAWALLATQTFYSTGHQPVFSAIHWHAAFVGFPEGHGSSTWLPALLVGANTFASHILFAVGCPLLLLWPFLCESQGPRKRQQLSGSEAEARVRPEEEEEEPLMEMRLRDAPHHFNAALMQLGLKYLFVLGVQILACALAASILRRHLMVWKVFAPKFIFEATGFIVSSVGLLLGIALVMRVDGAMSSWFRRLVLAQQR; this comes from the exons ATGAAAGCTTTCCTCTTCTCTACCAGGATGCAGAAAGTCTCCGTGCTCCTCTTCTTAGGCtgggtctgttttcttttctacgCTGGCATTGCGCTCTTCACAAGTGGCTTCCTTCTCACCCGTTTGGAGCTCACCAACCAAAGCAGCTGCCAAGAGCCCCCCGGCCCTGGTTCCCTACCATGGGGGAGCCAAGGAAAATCTGGGGCCTGCTGGATGCCATCCAGGTTCTCCAGGGTTGTGTTGGTGCTGATAGACGCTCTGCGATTTGACTTTGCCCAGCCTCAGCGCTCACATGTGCCTGGGGAACGTCCTGTCTCCGTGCCTTTTCTGGGAAAATTAGGCTCCTTGCAGAGGATCCTAGAGAATAAACCCCACCATGCCCGACTATACCGATCTCAGGTGGATCCCCCCACGACCACCATGCAGCGTCTCAAAGCTCTCACCACTGGTTCCCTGCCTACCTTTATTGATGCTGGCAGTAACTTTGCCAGCCATGCTATAGTGGAAGATAATCTCATTAAGCAACTCAACAGTGCAG GAAGACGTATCGTTTTCATGGGAGATGATACCTGGAAAGACCTTTTCCCTGGAGCGTTTTCCCAAGcgttcttcttctcctccttcaatGTCAGAGACCTACACACAGTGGACAATGGCATCCTAGAACACCTCTATCCTACCA TGGACAGCCGTGCCTGGGACGTGCTGATTGCTCACTTCCTGGGCGTGGATCATTGTGGTCACAAGCATGGCCCTCACCACCCTGAAATGGCCAAGAAACTTAGCCAGATGGACCAGGTGATCCA GGAACTTCTGGAACGTCTGGAGAATGACACACTGCTGGTGGTAGCTGGTGACCATGGGATGACCATGAATGGGGACCATGGAGGGGACAGTGAGCTGGAGGTCTCAGCTGCTCTCTTCCTGTACAGCCCCACCCCCCTCTTCCCTACTGTCCCACCGGAG GAGCCAGAGGTTATTCCTCAAGTCAGCCTTGTGCCCACACTGGCACTGCTGCTAGGCCTGCCCATCCCGTTTGGGAACATCGGAGAAGTGATAACTGAGCTGTTCTCAGGTGGCAACGACTCCCATCCTCAGGCCTCTGCTCTGGCCCAAGTCTCAGCTCTCTATATCAATGCCCAGCAG GTGTCCCGATTTCTTCATACTTACGCAGCTGCTACTCAGGATCTCCAGGTTAAAGAGCTTCATCAGCTACAGCAGCTTTTCTCCAAGGCCTCTGCTAGCTACGAGCAGCTCCTGCAGGactcccaggaggctgagacgtCGCTGAAGACGTTGACCGCTGAGTTGCAGCGGTTCCTGCGGGGAGCTCGGGCCATATGCATCGAGTCTTGGGCCCGTTTCTCTCTGGTCCGAATGGCAGGGGGTGCTGCTCTCTTGGCTGctgcctgctttctctgtctgcttGCATCCCAGTTGGCAGTATCCCCAGGCTTTCCCTTCCGCCCGCTACTGCTAGTACCTGTAGCCTGGGGCCTAACTTGGGCCGTACTGTATGCTGGACTTGCGGTAACTGCAGGGTCAAAGGTGGATACAGTGGTTCTAGGGGCTGTAGCTGCAGCAGGGTCAATCCTCCCTTTTCTGTGGAAAGTGTGGGTTAGCTGGGGGTCCAATAGGCCCCTGGTACCCCTACTCCCTGTCCCTGGACCTGTTCTCTTGCTCCTGCTCATTCGCTGGGCCACTTTCTTCTCTgatagttttgttgttgctgaggcCAGGGCTACTCCCTTCCTTTTGGGCTCTCTCATCCTGTTCCTGGTTGCTCATCTTCACTGGGAGGGCCAGCTACTGCCACCTAAACTGCTTACCGTGTCCCGCCTTGGCTCTTCTGCCCCAACAGGCCCTCCACGGCACAGTGGCACATATGCCCTGAGGCTTGGAATTGGGTTGCTTTTATGTACAAGGCTAGCTGGGCTTTTCCATCGCTGCCCTGAAGAGACACCTGCTTGCCACTCCTCTCCCTGGCTGAGTCCTTTGGCGTCTATGGTGGGCGGTCGAGCCAAGAATTTGTGGTACGGAGCTTGCGTGGGGGCACTGGTGACTCTGTTAGTAGTTGTGCGCCTGTGGCTTCGCCGCTATGGTAATCTCAAGAGTCCTGAGCCGCCTGTGCTCTTCGTGCGCTGGGGGTTGCCCCTCATGGCACTAGGCACGGCTGCCTACTGGGCGTTGGCATCAGGGGCAGATGAAGCACCACCACGTCTCCGGGCCCTGGTTTCTGGGGCGTCAGTCGTGCTGCCTCGGGCTGTGGTAGGACTGGCTGCCTCAGGGCTCGTGCTGCTGCTGTGGAGGCCTGTGACGGTGCTGGTCAAGGTTGGGGCTGGTGCTTCAAGGACCAGGACTATCCTCACTCCCTTCTCAGGTCCCCCTACTTCTCAGGCTGACCTAGATTATGTGGTCCCACAAATCTACCGCCACATGCAGGAAGAGTTCCAGGGCCGGCTAGAGAGGACCAAATCTCAGGGTCCTGTCACTGTAGCCGCGTACCAGTTGGGAAGTGTCTACTCCACTGCGATGGTCACAGCCCTCATCCTTTTGGCCTTCCCGCTTCTGCTGTTGCATGCAGAGCGTGTCAGCCTCGTGTTCCTGCTCCTGTTTCTGCAGAGCTTCCTTCTCCTGCATCTGCTTGCTGCTGGGACATCAGTCACCACCACTG GTCCTTTTATTGTGCTGTGGCAGGCAGTCTCAGCGTGGGCccttctggccacccagaccttcTACTCCACTGGCCACCAGCCTGTCTTTTCAGCCATCCACTGGCATGCAGCGTTCGTGGGATTCCCAGAGGGTCATGGCTCTTCTACTTGGTTGCCTGCTTTACTGGTGGGAGCAAACACCTTTGCCTCCCACATCCTCTTTGCAG TAGGTTGCCCACTGCTCCTGCTCTGGCCCTTCCTGTGTGAGAGTCAAGGGCCAAGGAAGAGGCAGCAGCTCTCAGGGagtgaagcagaggccagagtcaggcctgaggaggaggaagaggagccacTGATGGAGATGCGCCTCCGGGATGCTCCGCATCACTTCAATGCAGCCCTGATGCAGCTTGGCCTCAAGTACCTCTTTGTCCTTGGAGTTCAG ATTCTAGCCTGTGCCTTGGCAGCTTCCATCCTCCGAAGGCATCTCATGGTCTGGAAGGTGTTTGCCCCAAA GTTCATTTTTGAAGCCACTGGTTTCATTGTAAGCAGTGTGGGACTTCTCCTGGGCATAGCTTTGGTGATGCGAGTGGATGGCGCCATGAGCTCCTGGTTCAGACGATTAGTTCTGGCTCAGCAGAGGTAG
- the Pigo gene encoding GPI ethanolamine phosphate transferase 3 isoform X2, whose amino-acid sequence MQKVSVLLFLGWVCFLFYAGIALFTSGFLLTRLELTNQSSCQEPPGPGSLPWGSQGKSGACWMPSRFSRVVLVLIDALRFDFAQPQRSHVPGERPVSVPFLGKLGSLQRILENKPHHARLYRSQVDPPTTTMQRLKALTTGSLPTFIDAGSNFASHAIVEDNLIKQLNSAGRRIVFMGDDTWKDLFPGAFSQAFFFSSFNVRDLHTVDNGILEHLYPTMDSRAWDVLIAHFLGVDHCGHKHGPHHPEMAKKLSQMDQVIQELLERLENDTLLVVAGDHGMTMNGDHGGDSELEVSAALFLYSPTPLFPTVPPEEPEVIPQVSLVPTLALLLGLPIPFGNIGEVITELFSGGNDSHPQASALAQVSALYINAQQVSRFLHTYAAATQDLQVKELHQLQQLFSKASASYEQLLQDSQEAETSLKTLTAELQRFLRGARAICIESWARFSLVRMAGGAALLAAACFLCLLASQLAVSPGFPFRPLLLVPVAWGLTWAVLYAGLAVTAGSKVDTVVLGAVAAAGSILPFLWKVWVSWGSNRPLVPLLPVPGPVLLLLLIRWATFFSDSFVVAEARATPFLLGSLILFLVAHLHWEGQLLPPKLLTVSRLGSSAPTGPPRHSGTYALRLGIGLLLCTRLAGLFHRCPEETPACHSSPWLSPLASMVGGRAKNLWYGACVGALVTLLVVVRLWLRRYGNLKSPEPPVLFVRWGLPLMALGTAAYWALASGADEAPPRLRALVSGASVVLPRAVVGLAASGLVLLLWRPVTVLVKVGAGASRTRTILTPFSGPPTSQADLDYVVPQIYRHMQEEFQGRLERTKSQGPVTVAAYQLGSVYSTAMVTALILLAFPLLLLHAERVSLVFLLLFLQSFLLLHLLAAGTSVTTTGPFIVLWQAVSAWALLATQTFYSTGHQPVFSAIHWHAAFVGFPEGHGSSTWLPALLVGANTFASHILFAVGCPLLLLWPFLCESQGPRKRQQLSGSEAEARVRPEEEEEEPLMEMRLRDAPHHFNAALMQLGLKYLFVLGVQILACALAASILRRHLMVWKVFAPKFIFEATGFIVSSVGLLLGIALVMRVDGAMSSWFRRLVLAQQR is encoded by the exons ATGCAGAAAGTCTCCGTGCTCCTCTTCTTAGGCtgggtctgttttcttttctacgCTGGCATTGCGCTCTTCACAAGTGGCTTCCTTCTCACCCGTTTGGAGCTCACCAACCAAAGCAGCTGCCAAGAGCCCCCCGGCCCTGGTTCCCTACCATGGGGGAGCCAAGGAAAATCTGGGGCCTGCTGGATGCCATCCAGGTTCTCCAGGGTTGTGTTGGTGCTGATAGACGCTCTGCGATTTGACTTTGCCCAGCCTCAGCGCTCACATGTGCCTGGGGAACGTCCTGTCTCCGTGCCTTTTCTGGGAAAATTAGGCTCCTTGCAGAGGATCCTAGAGAATAAACCCCACCATGCCCGACTATACCGATCTCAGGTGGATCCCCCCACGACCACCATGCAGCGTCTCAAAGCTCTCACCACTGGTTCCCTGCCTACCTTTATTGATGCTGGCAGTAACTTTGCCAGCCATGCTATAGTGGAAGATAATCTCATTAAGCAACTCAACAGTGCAG GAAGACGTATCGTTTTCATGGGAGATGATACCTGGAAAGACCTTTTCCCTGGAGCGTTTTCCCAAGcgttcttcttctcctccttcaatGTCAGAGACCTACACACAGTGGACAATGGCATCCTAGAACACCTCTATCCTACCA TGGACAGCCGTGCCTGGGACGTGCTGATTGCTCACTTCCTGGGCGTGGATCATTGTGGTCACAAGCATGGCCCTCACCACCCTGAAATGGCCAAGAAACTTAGCCAGATGGACCAGGTGATCCA GGAACTTCTGGAACGTCTGGAGAATGACACACTGCTGGTGGTAGCTGGTGACCATGGGATGACCATGAATGGGGACCATGGAGGGGACAGTGAGCTGGAGGTCTCAGCTGCTCTCTTCCTGTACAGCCCCACCCCCCTCTTCCCTACTGTCCCACCGGAG GAGCCAGAGGTTATTCCTCAAGTCAGCCTTGTGCCCACACTGGCACTGCTGCTAGGCCTGCCCATCCCGTTTGGGAACATCGGAGAAGTGATAACTGAGCTGTTCTCAGGTGGCAACGACTCCCATCCTCAGGCCTCTGCTCTGGCCCAAGTCTCAGCTCTCTATATCAATGCCCAGCAG GTGTCCCGATTTCTTCATACTTACGCAGCTGCTACTCAGGATCTCCAGGTTAAAGAGCTTCATCAGCTACAGCAGCTTTTCTCCAAGGCCTCTGCTAGCTACGAGCAGCTCCTGCAGGactcccaggaggctgagacgtCGCTGAAGACGTTGACCGCTGAGTTGCAGCGGTTCCTGCGGGGAGCTCGGGCCATATGCATCGAGTCTTGGGCCCGTTTCTCTCTGGTCCGAATGGCAGGGGGTGCTGCTCTCTTGGCTGctgcctgctttctctgtctgcttGCATCCCAGTTGGCAGTATCCCCAGGCTTTCCCTTCCGCCCGCTACTGCTAGTACCTGTAGCCTGGGGCCTAACTTGGGCCGTACTGTATGCTGGACTTGCGGTAACTGCAGGGTCAAAGGTGGATACAGTGGTTCTAGGGGCTGTAGCTGCAGCAGGGTCAATCCTCCCTTTTCTGTGGAAAGTGTGGGTTAGCTGGGGGTCCAATAGGCCCCTGGTACCCCTACTCCCTGTCCCTGGACCTGTTCTCTTGCTCCTGCTCATTCGCTGGGCCACTTTCTTCTCTgatagttttgttgttgctgaggcCAGGGCTACTCCCTTCCTTTTGGGCTCTCTCATCCTGTTCCTGGTTGCTCATCTTCACTGGGAGGGCCAGCTACTGCCACCTAAACTGCTTACCGTGTCCCGCCTTGGCTCTTCTGCCCCAACAGGCCCTCCACGGCACAGTGGCACATATGCCCTGAGGCTTGGAATTGGGTTGCTTTTATGTACAAGGCTAGCTGGGCTTTTCCATCGCTGCCCTGAAGAGACACCTGCTTGCCACTCCTCTCCCTGGCTGAGTCCTTTGGCGTCTATGGTGGGCGGTCGAGCCAAGAATTTGTGGTACGGAGCTTGCGTGGGGGCACTGGTGACTCTGTTAGTAGTTGTGCGCCTGTGGCTTCGCCGCTATGGTAATCTCAAGAGTCCTGAGCCGCCTGTGCTCTTCGTGCGCTGGGGGTTGCCCCTCATGGCACTAGGCACGGCTGCCTACTGGGCGTTGGCATCAGGGGCAGATGAAGCACCACCACGTCTCCGGGCCCTGGTTTCTGGGGCGTCAGTCGTGCTGCCTCGGGCTGTGGTAGGACTGGCTGCCTCAGGGCTCGTGCTGCTGCTGTGGAGGCCTGTGACGGTGCTGGTCAAGGTTGGGGCTGGTGCTTCAAGGACCAGGACTATCCTCACTCCCTTCTCAGGTCCCCCTACTTCTCAGGCTGACCTAGATTATGTGGTCCCACAAATCTACCGCCACATGCAGGAAGAGTTCCAGGGCCGGCTAGAGAGGACCAAATCTCAGGGTCCTGTCACTGTAGCCGCGTACCAGTTGGGAAGTGTCTACTCCACTGCGATGGTCACAGCCCTCATCCTTTTGGCCTTCCCGCTTCTGCTGTTGCATGCAGAGCGTGTCAGCCTCGTGTTCCTGCTCCTGTTTCTGCAGAGCTTCCTTCTCCTGCATCTGCTTGCTGCTGGGACATCAGTCACCACCACTG GTCCTTTTATTGTGCTGTGGCAGGCAGTCTCAGCGTGGGCccttctggccacccagaccttcTACTCCACTGGCCACCAGCCTGTCTTTTCAGCCATCCACTGGCATGCAGCGTTCGTGGGATTCCCAGAGGGTCATGGCTCTTCTACTTGGTTGCCTGCTTTACTGGTGGGAGCAAACACCTTTGCCTCCCACATCCTCTTTGCAG TAGGTTGCCCACTGCTCCTGCTCTGGCCCTTCCTGTGTGAGAGTCAAGGGCCAAGGAAGAGGCAGCAGCTCTCAGGGagtgaagcagaggccagagtcaggcctgaggaggaggaagaggagccacTGATGGAGATGCGCCTCCGGGATGCTCCGCATCACTTCAATGCAGCCCTGATGCAGCTTGGCCTCAAGTACCTCTTTGTCCTTGGAGTTCAG ATTCTAGCCTGTGCCTTGGCAGCTTCCATCCTCCGAAGGCATCTCATGGTCTGGAAGGTGTTTGCCCCAAA GTTCATTTTTGAAGCCACTGGTTTCATTGTAAGCAGTGTGGGACTTCTCCTGGGCATAGCTTTGGTGATGCGAGTGGATGGCGCCATGAGCTCCTGGTTCAGACGATTAGTTCTGGCTCAGCAGAGGTAG